In the Lepisosteus oculatus isolate fLepOcu1 chromosome 6, fLepOcu1.hap2, whole genome shotgun sequence genome, one interval contains:
- the igfbp3 gene encoding insulin-like growth factor-binding protein 3 produces the protein MLSRLCVLCLAAALALVSRLAEAVGPVVRCEPCDAGAIGQCKPLPRGCPETVREPGCGCCLTCALGEGQPCGVYTGRCGSGLTCQPQPGETKPLQALLEGRGVCTSAASRKLGGTLLPHQSPESAREFEEERNASSVGYQGTENTHRVPDSKSPPHHTKVEVIKKEQSKKSQSYKVESVSGGISTDMQNFSLDSKRETEYGPCRREMESILNSLKITNILNPRGFRIPNCDKKGFYKKKQCRPSKGRKRGYCWCVDKYGQPLPGYDGKERGEAHCYNLENK, from the exons ATGCTGTCCAGACTGTGTGTTCTCTGTCTGGCCGCGGCGCTGGCGCTGGTCAGCCGGCTGGCGGAGGCGGTAGGTCCGGTGGTCCGCTGTGAGCCCTGTGATGCCGGGGCGATCGGGCAGTGCAAGCCCCTGCCCAGGGGGTGCCCCGAGACGGTCCGGGAGCCCGGCTGCGGCTGCTGCCTGACCTGCGCGCTCGGCGAGGGGCAGCCCTGCGGGGTGTACACGGGGAGATGCGGCTCGGGGCTGACCTGCCAGCCCCAGCCGGGCGAGACGAAGCCCCTGCAGGCTCTGCTGGAGGGAAGGGGGGTCTGCACCAGCGCAGCGTCCAGGAAGCTCGGCGGCACGCTGCTGCCACACCAGAGCCCAG AAAGTGCCAGGGAAtttgaagaagaaagaaatgcCAGCAGTGTGGGTTACCAAGGCACCGAGAACACACACAGAGTGCCGGATTCAAAATCGCCTCCACATCACACCAAAGTGGAGGTTATAAAGAAAGAACAATCCAAAAAGTCACAAAGTTATAAAGTGGAGTCCGTATCAGGTGGAATAAGCACAGATATGCAGAACTTCTCCTTAGATTCCAAGCGGGAAACAGAGTAT ggACCGTGCCGCAGAGAAATGGAAAGCATTCTAAACAGTCTTAAAATCACAAATATTCTGAATCCCAGAGGATTTCGCATTCCAAATTGTGACAAAAAAGGCTTCTACAAGAAAAAGcag TGTCGTCCATCCAAGGGCAGAAAAAGAGGCTACTGCTGGTGTGTGGACAAATACGGCCAGCCTTTGCCGGGCTACGATGGGAAAGAAAGAGGAGAAGCTCACTGTTATAATTTAGAGAATAAGTGA